One stretch of Comamonas testosteroni DNA includes these proteins:
- a CDS encoding GtrA family protein, producing the protein MIEDALQRLRRLPQLLQFVLVGGSAAATHLAVVGLLVSLSGMPPLWANVLAFLVAFVVSYNGHALLTFSAAQARGWPVVAKFFAVACLSFVANEALYYIALNWLHWHYFWSLAAVLVLVAIGTFVMSKFWAFKAGGAA; encoded by the coding sequence GTGATCGAGGACGCGCTGCAAAGACTGCGCCGCCTGCCCCAGCTGCTGCAGTTCGTGCTGGTGGGCGGCTCGGCAGCAGCCACGCATCTGGCGGTGGTCGGCCTGCTGGTCTCACTCTCCGGCATGCCGCCGCTCTGGGCCAATGTGCTGGCGTTTCTCGTGGCCTTTGTGGTCAGCTACAACGGCCACGCCCTGCTCACCTTTTCGGCAGCGCAGGCCCGGGGCTGGCCGGTGGTGGCGAAATTCTTTGCCGTGGCCTGCCTTTCCTTTGTCGCCAACGAGGCGCTGTACTACATCGCCTTGAACTGGCTGCACTGGCATTACTTCTGGAGCCTGGCCGCCGTGCTGGTGCTGGTGGCCATAGGCACTTTTGTCATGAGCAAGTTCTGGGCCTTCAAGGCAGGCGGCGCCGCATGA
- a CDS encoding glycosyltransferase family 2 protein gives MTDLHAEYAPAAPPAQLPRQPLRLSCVVPAYNEQANIEGFLRGLAGTVRALTPDFEIVVVNDGSRDTTHALCLRLAQELPLRYLALSRNFGKEAALSAGIDHARGNAVLLIDADFQHPLEMLAEMHGLWQSGYEMVYGVIADRGAESSAKRMGTDLFYRVMNSGSTVKMPPNAGDFRWMDRKVVEALKALPENNRFMKGLYAWVGFKTAALPFVPRDRAAGSSSFNLRRLGSLALLGLTSFTTLPLRVWSMVGAGISLLALAYGLWIAAEALFFGNPLRGWPTLAASIMLFSGVQLLSIGILGEYIGRIYEEVKRRPIYLVAHDEDRSPLREPS, from the coding sequence ATGACCGATCTTCACGCCGAATATGCCCCCGCAGCCCCGCCAGCCCAGTTGCCGCGTCAGCCGCTGCGGCTGAGCTGCGTGGTGCCGGCCTACAACGAACAAGCCAATATCGAGGGCTTTCTGCGTGGCCTGGCCGGGACGGTCCGGGCCTTGACACCCGATTTCGAGATCGTGGTGGTCAACGACGGCAGCCGCGACACCACGCACGCGCTGTGCCTGCGTCTGGCACAGGAGCTGCCGCTGCGCTACCTGGCCTTGTCGCGCAACTTCGGCAAGGAAGCCGCCCTGTCTGCCGGCATAGACCACGCCCGGGGCAACGCCGTGCTGCTGATCGACGCCGATTTCCAGCATCCGCTGGAGATGCTGGCCGAAATGCACGGTTTGTGGCAATCGGGCTACGAGATGGTCTATGGCGTGATTGCCGACCGCGGCGCAGAAAGCAGCGCCAAACGCATGGGCACCGATCTGTTTTACCGCGTGATGAACTCGGGCAGTACGGTCAAGATGCCGCCGAACGCGGGCGACTTCCGCTGGATGGACCGCAAGGTCGTCGAGGCCCTCAAGGCCTTGCCGGAGAACAATCGCTTCATGAAAGGACTGTACGCCTGGGTCGGCTTCAAGACCGCAGCCCTGCCCTTCGTCCCCAGGGACCGCGCGGCAGGCAGCTCCAGCTTCAATCTGCGCCGCCTGGGATCGCTGGCGCTGCTGGGGCTGACCTCCTTCACCACCCTGCCCCTGCGCGTCTGGAGCATGGTGGGTGCGGGCATTTCCCTGCTGGCTCTGGCCTACGGCCTGTGGATTGCGGCCGAAGCCCTGTTCTTCGGCAACCCTTTGCGCGGCTGGCCCACGCTGGCCGCCAGCATCATGCTGTTCTCGGGCGTGCAGCTGCTGTCCATCGGCATTCTGGGCGAATATATCGGTCGCATCTACGAAGAGGTCAAGCGCCGCCCCATCTACCTGGTGGCCCATGACGAAGACCGCAGCCCGCTGCGCGAGCCATCGTGA
- a CDS encoding glycosyltransferase family 39 protein has protein sequence MTAAQRESLVLGGRAVAALLAVYGVIWLAIHWVTALAAPGDNVEQLIWMRSLELGYFKHPPMPTWIMAASAAVFGPSIGLTYVLGGVLTLGSLAIFWRLLCDMRGRAYATLGLLAALSITFYCGRLYYYNHNVVMMLWTSLAVALSWHVTQKPSLAGWALLGLVSGLGMLSKYQYVLALGVIGLWWLRIGAWRNPVHVKGAALASVIGLLVLSPHLYWLSTHDWMPMHYAERTSLGLHLDAAARINMSWKFAVDWIFNRCMPAWMVLGAALWWARRCAGKAGVQAAPAPQAPVAVDRMLREFWLLWGLVPLLAMLVLCLFTGSYLHLQWGTAFMFLCVPAVMELARSPRNWGGTAHLRAAWLTFAVLQALLLLQFWLASPMGLSGYKSSHQNHIPVDRIVEGLAPAAHRALGGPVDIIIGPQALAGRIAMELPERPRVYVERNLQYSPWIREDELPNARIIEVMVAPDPLPEGWTRAYGVWAWRPVKIAKGEH, from the coding sequence ATGACCGCTGCTCAACGCGAATCTCTTGTTCTTGGCGGCCGTGCCGTTGCTGCCCTGCTCGCCGTATACGGCGTGATCTGGCTGGCCATCCACTGGGTGACGGCCCTGGCCGCGCCCGGGGACAACGTGGAGCAACTGATCTGGATGCGCTCGCTGGAGCTGGGCTATTTCAAGCATCCGCCCATGCCGACCTGGATCATGGCTGCCTCTGCGGCTGTCTTTGGTCCTTCGATAGGGCTGACCTATGTGCTGGGCGGTGTGCTCACACTGGGCTCATTGGCGATTTTCTGGAGGCTGCTGTGCGATATGCGAGGCCGGGCCTATGCGACCCTGGGCCTGCTGGCGGCGCTGAGCATCACCTTCTATTGCGGGCGGCTCTATTACTACAACCACAACGTCGTGATGATGCTGTGGACCTCGCTGGCCGTGGCACTGAGCTGGCATGTCACGCAAAAGCCGTCGCTGGCGGGCTGGGCCTTGCTGGGCCTGGTCTCGGGCCTGGGCATGCTCAGCAAGTATCAGTATGTGCTGGCGCTGGGGGTAATAGGCCTGTGGTGGCTGCGCATTGGTGCCTGGCGGAATCCGGTGCATGTCAAAGGGGCTGCGCTGGCGAGCGTGATCGGCCTGCTGGTGCTGTCGCCTCATCTGTACTGGCTGAGCACCCACGACTGGATGCCCATGCATTACGCCGAGCGCACGTCCCTGGGCCTGCATCTGGATGCGGCTGCCCGCATCAATATGTCCTGGAAGTTCGCGGTGGACTGGATCTTCAACCGCTGCATGCCCGCCTGGATGGTGTTGGGCGCAGCTTTGTGGTGGGCGCGCCGCTGTGCGGGCAAGGCCGGTGTACAGGCCGCGCCCGCGCCGCAAGCGCCTGTTGCCGTGGACAGGATGCTGCGCGAGTTCTGGCTGCTCTGGGGCCTGGTGCCGCTGCTGGCCATGCTGGTGCTGTGCCTGTTCACGGGCTCCTATCTGCACCTGCAGTGGGGGACGGCCTTCATGTTCCTGTGCGTGCCTGCCGTCATGGAGCTGGCACGCTCGCCCCGCAACTGGGGCGGCACGGCACATCTGCGCGCCGCCTGGCTGACGTTTGCGGTGCTGCAGGCGCTGCTGCTGCTGCAGTTCTGGCTGGCCTCGCCCATGGGGCTGTCGGGCTACAAGAGCAGCCATCAGAACCACATCCCCGTGGACCGGATCGTTGAAGGCCTTGCCCCCGCCGCGCATCGGGCTCTGGGCGGTCCGGTGGACATCATCATCGGCCCGCAGGCCCTGGCCGGGCGCATTGCCATGGAGCTGCCCGAGCGCCCGCGCGTCTATGTGGAGCGCAATCTGCAGTACAGTCCGTGGATTCGCGAGGACGAGCTGCCGAATGCCCGCATCATCGAGGTGATGGTGGCACCGGACCCCTTGCCCGAAGGCTGGACGCGTGCTTATGGTGTCTGGGCCTGGCGGCCCGTGAAGATTGCCAAGGGCGAGCACTGA
- the flgM gene encoding flagellar biosynthesis anti-sigma factor FlgM yields the protein MKIGNKPDLQQTAAAAKQAPKSATTVATEESTKGLSERAAGVPVSFSSSARALDSQSRTNTDFDADRVKAMREAIANGSFRVNAEAVADKLLANTEEFLVHARG from the coding sequence ATGAAGATAGGCAATAAGCCGGACCTGCAGCAAACCGCTGCAGCTGCCAAGCAGGCCCCGAAATCCGCCACCACGGTTGCCACCGAAGAATCGACCAAAGGCTTGTCCGAGCGCGCCGCCGGCGTGCCCGTGTCCTTTTCGTCCTCGGCCCGCGCCCTGGACAGCCAAAGCCGCACCAATACCGACTTTGATGCCGATCGCGTCAAGGCCATGCGCGAAGCCATTGCCAATGGCAGCTTCCGCGTCAACGCCGAGGCCGTGGCAGACAAGCTGCTGGCCAATACCGAAGAATTCCTGGTTCACGCTCGCGGCTGA
- the flgA gene encoding flagellar basal body P-ring formation chaperone FlgA, with the protein MSGRFSLFLRLRPSQGLAAAWGLAALLLTAGAQAQDGAAQLSQIGQRFVDAALHQPSTETAQAGNGMALRMEVQMGQLDSRLRLAACAKVEPYLPAGSRLWGRTRLGLRCVQGSVPWNVFLPITVRAYGPAWVTQGNIPAGKTLSAEDAVPAEVDWAEDSAPVFANAQDFIGMVAARPLASGQALRQNMVRPPALFTAGSPVQVMINGGGFSVAGSGKAMTAAGEGQQVRVRMDNGRLVTGTVNASGVVLVQ; encoded by the coding sequence ATGTCTGGCCGCTTTTCCCTGTTTCTGCGCCTTCGCCCCTCTCAAGGCCTGGCTGCGGCATGGGGTCTCGCTGCGCTGCTGCTGACCGCTGGCGCACAGGCCCAGGATGGCGCGGCGCAGCTCAGCCAGATCGGACAGCGCTTTGTCGATGCGGCTTTGCACCAGCCATCAACCGAGACTGCGCAGGCCGGCAATGGCATGGCTTTGCGCATGGAGGTCCAGATGGGCCAGCTGGACTCGCGCCTGCGCCTGGCAGCCTGCGCCAAGGTCGAGCCCTATCTGCCCGCAGGCAGTCGCCTCTGGGGTCGCACCCGGCTGGGCCTGCGCTGCGTGCAGGGCAGCGTTCCCTGGAACGTGTTCCTGCCCATCACCGTGCGGGCCTATGGCCCGGCCTGGGTGACCCAGGGCAATATTCCGGCCGGCAAGACCCTGAGCGCCGAGGACGCCGTTCCCGCGGAAGTGGACTGGGCAGAGGACAGCGCTCCTGTCTTCGCCAATGCACAGGACTTCATCGGCATGGTAGCGGCGCGTCCGCTGGCATCGGGCCAGGCTCTGCGCCAGAACATGGTGCGTCCGCCAGCCTTGTTCACGGCGGGATCGCCCGTGCAGGTGATGATCAACGGCGGTGGCTTCAGTGTTGCCGGCTCAGGCAAGGCAATGACCGCAGCCGGAGAAGGGCAACAGGTACGGGTTCGCATGGATAATGGCCGCCTTGTCACAGGAACGGTCAATGCCAGTGGCGTGGTTCTGGTTCAATAA
- the flgB gene encoding flagellar basal body rod protein FlgB has protein sequence MLNKMTERLDFQSEALLLRAERQRAIASNIANADTPGYVARDFNFREALMAATSGPKPLTQVSAATAGHIPLQAQMSDEALKAKLGYSVNSQPSLDNNTVDLDRERANFVDNSVRYEATLRFINGQAKTMLSAIQGQ, from the coding sequence ATGCTGAACAAAATGACCGAACGACTGGACTTCCAAAGCGAGGCGCTGCTGCTGCGCGCCGAGCGCCAGCGTGCGATTGCCAGCAATATCGCCAATGCCGACACCCCTGGTTATGTGGCGCGCGACTTCAACTTCCGCGAAGCCTTGATGGCTGCGACCAGCGGGCCCAAGCCTCTGACCCAGGTCAGCGCCGCGACGGCAGGCCATATCCCGCTGCAGGCACAGATGTCGGATGAGGCGCTCAAGGCCAAGCTCGGGTATTCGGTCAATTCCCAGCCCAGTCTGGACAACAACACCGTGGACCTGGATCGCGAGCGCGCCAATTTCGTCGACAACTCCGTGCGCTACGAAGCCACGCTGCGCTTCATCAACGGCCAGGCCAAGACCATGCTCAGCGCCATTCAAGGCCAGTAA
- the flgC gene encoding flagellar basal body rod protein FlgC, with translation MSMFSIFNISGSAVSAQSQRLNVVASNLANVDAVAGPDGSVYKARQVVFQTVPMGNDGSAGVKVNAISEDNTPGRRIHDPSNPLADGEGYVTHSNVSAVDEMVNMISASRSYQNNVEVMNTAKTLLLKTLQMGQ, from the coding sequence ATGTCCATGTTTTCCATCTTCAATATCTCGGGCAGCGCGGTCAGTGCCCAGTCCCAGCGCCTGAACGTGGTGGCCTCCAATCTGGCCAACGTCGATGCCGTGGCCGGCCCCGATGGCAGCGTCTACAAGGCGCGCCAGGTCGTGTTTCAGACCGTGCCCATGGGCAACGACGGCAGCGCGGGCGTCAAGGTCAATGCCATCAGCGAGGACAACACGCCCGGTCGCCGCATCCACGACCCCAGCAATCCGCTGGCCGATGGCGAGGGCTATGTCACCCATTCCAACGTGAGCGCCGTGGACGAGATGGTGAACATGATCTCGGCCTCGCGCTCGTATCAGAACAACGTGGAAGTCATGAACACGGCCAAGACGCTGCTGCTCAAGACTCTGCAAATGGGCCAGTAA
- a CDS encoding flagellar hook assembly protein FlgD yields MIYGASSVDGTTTNTTSNTKNAVTDPNEAQDRFLKLLVAQLNNQDPMNPMDNAQMTSQMAQINTVTGIQQLNQTMASMSSQFTAMQVLQGTSMIGRTVLTEGNTLGVAADGTHTAAFDLENQAASVKIQITTASGELVDTIDLGAGAAGRNYFTWEGKDKYSGDASQLRYSVVATNGTTAVASTPLAPHAVIATSSANGSLSLELDNGSSVAYSGVKAVY; encoded by the coding sequence ATGATCTACGGCGCAAGCAGCGTGGACGGCACCACGACCAACACCACCAGCAACACCAAGAACGCGGTGACCGACCCCAACGAGGCGCAGGACCGTTTCCTCAAGTTGCTGGTGGCCCAGCTCAACAACCAGGACCCCATGAATCCCATGGACAACGCGCAAATGACCTCGCAGATGGCGCAGATCAACACCGTGACCGGGATTCAGCAGCTGAACCAGACCATGGCCTCCATGTCCAGCCAGTTCACGGCCATGCAGGTGCTGCAAGGCACTTCCATGATCGGCCGCACGGTGCTGACCGAGGGCAATACCTTGGGCGTGGCGGCCGATGGCACGCATACCGCTGCCTTCGATCTGGAAAACCAGGCGGCCAGCGTCAAGATCCAGATCACAACGGCCAGCGGCGAGCTGGTGGACACCATCGACCTGGGTGCCGGCGCAGCCGGGCGCAACTACTTCACCTGGGAAGGCAAGGACAAATACAGCGGCGATGCCTCGCAGTTGCGCTACAGCGTGGTCGCCACCAATGGCACGACCGCCGTGGCATCCACCCCGTTGGCGCCGCATGCAGTGATTGCCACCAGCTCGGCCAATGGCTCTTTGTCACTGGAGCTCGATAACGGCAGCAGCGTGGCTTATTCCGGCGTCAAGGCCGTTTACTGA
- the flgE gene encoding flagellar hook protein FlgE — MGFQQGLSGLNAASKNLDVIGHNIANSNTTGFKASRADFAEMIASAIGSASGQSSGIGVNVASVSQQFRQGSITSTGNNLDIAINGNGFFVVKQSDGSIAYTRAGNFGLDKEGNLKTVDNDNVMGYVVDPSTGKIQSGATPVPMSFPTGQPIPAKQTSKVNVELNLDARATVAAGDATATPPVAATPRATYGTSLNVYDTQGTAIPVNLYFEKDATGNTWNVFNSLDATATPIGKALFDASGKLTSVTPNAPTTGSGTTLNLSVSGGTANPNGLQPFNVAFDFGGLTQFGTKFAVSSLKQDGYTSGALTGINVGRDGSIVASYSNGVTRTEGQIALAAFTNTQGLGSIGNNKWVATSDSGPALNGSAQTGTFGSLQSGALEESNVDLTAELVNMMTAQRSYQANAQTIKTQDQVFSTLVNLR, encoded by the coding sequence ATGGGTTTTCAACAAGGTCTCTCCGGCTTGAACGCCGCCAGCAAGAACCTGGACGTCATCGGCCACAACATCGCCAACTCCAACACCACGGGCTTCAAGGCCTCGCGCGCTGACTTTGCCGAGATGATCGCCAGCGCCATCGGCTCGGCCAGCGGCCAGAGCAGCGGCATTGGCGTCAACGTGGCCTCGGTGTCCCAGCAGTTCAGGCAGGGCTCCATCACTTCGACGGGCAACAACCTGGACATCGCCATCAATGGCAACGGCTTTTTCGTCGTCAAGCAAAGCGATGGCAGCATCGCCTATACGCGCGCCGGCAACTTCGGTCTGGACAAGGAGGGCAACCTCAAGACCGTGGACAACGACAATGTCATGGGCTATGTGGTGGATCCTTCGACCGGCAAGATCCAGTCGGGTGCCACGCCTGTGCCGATGAGCTTTCCCACAGGACAGCCGATTCCCGCCAAGCAGACATCCAAGGTGAATGTGGAGCTGAATCTGGATGCGCGCGCCACGGTGGCCGCCGGCGACGCGACAGCCACGCCTCCAGTCGCTGCCACGCCGCGTGCCACCTATGGCACCTCGCTGAATGTGTATGACACACAGGGCACGGCGATCCCGGTCAATCTGTATTTCGAGAAAGATGCCACAGGCAACACCTGGAATGTCTTCAACTCGCTCGATGCCACGGCCACGCCGATCGGCAAGGCCCTGTTCGATGCCAGCGGCAAGCTCACCAGCGTCACCCCCAATGCACCGACCACAGGTTCGGGCACCACGCTGAATCTGAGCGTCAGCGGCGGCACGGCCAATCCCAACGGCCTGCAGCCTTTCAATGTCGCGTTCGATTTCGGCGGTCTGACCCAGTTCGGCACCAAGTTTGCCGTCAGCAGCCTCAAGCAGGACGGCTATACCTCGGGTGCGCTGACCGGCATCAATGTGGGCCGCGACGGCTCCATCGTGGCCTCCTACTCCAACGGCGTCACACGCACCGAAGGCCAGATCGCTCTGGCGGCCTTCACCAATACCCAGGGTCTGGGCTCCATCGGCAACAACAAATGGGTGGCCACCTCCGACTCCGGCCCTGCGCTCAATGGTTCGGCCCAGACCGGCACCTTCGGCTCGCTGCAGTCGGGCGCGCTGGAAGAATCCAACGTGGACCTGACGGCCGAGCTGGTCAACATGATGACGGCGCAGCGCTCCTACCAAGCCAACGCCCAGACCATCAAGACGCAGGATCAGGTGTTCTCCACACTTGTGAACTTGCGATAA
- a CDS encoding flagellar basal body rod protein FlgF, translating into MDKIIYTSMTGANAAAQRQAVLAHNLANAGTNGFRAEMSTFRSVPLQGSGAGTRVFALEATSGYQDTPGPAQRTGRALDAMAMGRAWFAVQGLDGQEAYTRNGVFEISPEGQLVNSNGQAVLSDGGAPIDIPPESTISLGSDGTLTAKTGNQLPVAVGRVKLVTPPVDEPLVRGDDGFFRAAQGDALPNDETARLLSGSIEGSNVNSVETMVGMIAASRQFEQQMKLLQTAETNDKSASQLLSLNG; encoded by the coding sequence ATGGACAAAATCATTTATACGTCGATGACTGGGGCCAATGCGGCAGCCCAGCGTCAGGCCGTGCTGGCCCACAACCTGGCCAATGCCGGCACCAACGGCTTCAGGGCCGAGATGTCCACCTTCCGCTCGGTACCGCTGCAGGGCTCGGGTGCCGGCACGCGGGTGTTTGCACTGGAAGCTACCTCCGGCTATCAGGACACTCCCGGCCCTGCCCAGCGCACCGGCCGGGCGCTGGACGCCATGGCCATGGGCCGCGCCTGGTTCGCCGTGCAGGGCCTGGATGGTCAGGAGGCCTACACGCGCAACGGCGTGTTCGAGATTTCGCCCGAAGGGCAGCTGGTCAACAGCAACGGCCAGGCCGTGCTCTCCGACGGCGGCGCTCCCATCGACATCCCGCCCGAGTCCACGATTTCCCTGGGTTCGGACGGCACGCTGACCGCCAAGACGGGCAACCAGCTACCCGTGGCCGTGGGGCGCGTCAAGCTGGTCACGCCGCCCGTCGATGAGCCTCTGGTGCGCGGCGATGACGGCTTTTTCCGCGCGGCGCAGGGCGATGCGCTGCCCAACGATGAAACAGCGCGCCTGCTGTCGGGCTCGATCGAGGGATCGAACGTGAACTCCGTCGAAACCATGGTCGGCATGATCGCGGCCTCGCGCCAGTTCGAGCAGCAGATGAAGCTGCTGCAGACCGCTGAAACCAACGATAAATCCGCCAGCCAGCTGCTGAGCTTGAACGGCTGA
- the flgG gene encoding flagellar basal-body rod protein FlgG, with translation MINSLFIAKTGMEAQQTQLDVISHNLANVSTTGYKRANAVFEDLIYQNLRQSGSQTTEQNQLPTGLHLGLGVRTVATSRNFLQGSLQQSSNALDVAINGNGFFEVNMPDGTIAYTRDGSFEVNAQGQLVTSSGLPVANGITIPNGATKVSISHDGVVSVTMPGQAAPQQVGNIAMSQFINPAGLEPRGQNLYIETASSGQPQQGTPGTNGLGTIQQGYLEASNVNVVQELVTMIQTQRAYEMNSKAIQTSDQMLAKLAQL, from the coding sequence ATGATCAATTCGCTGTTCATTGCCAAGACCGGCATGGAAGCCCAGCAGACGCAGCTGGACGTGATTTCGCACAATCTGGCCAACGTCTCCACCACCGGCTACAAGCGCGCGAATGCGGTTTTCGAGGATCTGATCTATCAGAATCTGCGCCAGTCCGGTTCGCAGACGACCGAGCAGAATCAGCTGCCGACCGGCCTGCACCTGGGCCTGGGCGTGCGCACCGTGGCCACCAGCCGCAACTTTCTGCAGGGCAGCCTGCAGCAGTCGAGCAATGCGCTGGATGTGGCCATCAACGGCAACGGCTTCTTCGAAGTCAATATGCCCGACGGCACGATTGCCTATACCCGCGACGGCTCGTTCGAGGTCAATGCCCAGGGGCAGCTGGTGACCTCCAGCGGCCTGCCCGTGGCCAACGGCATCACCATCCCCAACGGGGCGACCAAGGTGTCGATCAGCCATGACGGCGTTGTGAGCGTCACCATGCCCGGCCAGGCTGCGCCGCAGCAGGTGGGCAATATCGCCATGAGCCAGTTCATCAATCCCGCCGGTCTGGAGCCGCGTGGCCAGAACCTCTACATCGAGACTGCCTCCTCGGGCCAGCCCCAGCAGGGCACGCCCGGCACCAACGGTCTGGGCACGATTCAGCAGGGCTATCTGGAGGCCTCGAATGTGAACGTGGTCCAGGAGCTGGTGACCATGATCCAGACGCAGCGCGCCTACGAAATGAATTCCAAGGCGATCCAGACTTCCGACCAGATGCTGGCCAAGCTGGCGCAGCTCTGA
- a CDS encoding flagellar basal body L-ring protein FlgH, whose protein sequence is MFKTIVSHCPPLCALTAALLVSGCVTLNPPPPVDMPSTAPPVLQPREQTAQAPTGSLFNASRYRPMFEDQRARMVGDSVTVQIVERVSASQSTDSKVGRANELSTGITSLPLLRGGAEKTVADALTMGAESKNDFKGSGATSSNNTFTGSIATTVVDVLPNGHLVIAGEKQIGVNHNVDVLRFTGTVDPRSLRPGSTVASTQVANLRVESRSRGQAGEAQSIGWLSRFFLNVMPF, encoded by the coding sequence ATGTTCAAAACCATTGTTTCCCATTGCCCGCCGCTCTGTGCCCTCACTGCGGCCCTGCTGGTTTCGGGCTGCGTCACGCTCAATCCGCCGCCGCCCGTGGACATGCCCTCGACCGCACCCCCCGTGCTGCAGCCACGCGAGCAGACGGCCCAGGCGCCCACCGGCAGCCTTTTCAACGCCAGCCGCTACCGGCCCATGTTCGAGGATCAGCGCGCCCGCATGGTGGGCGACTCGGTGACGGTGCAGATTGTCGAGCGCGTTTCGGCCAGCCAGAGCACGGACTCCAAGGTCGGGCGTGCCAACGAGTTGAGCACGGGCATCACCTCGCTGCCGCTGCTCAGGGGGGGCGCCGAGAAGACGGTGGCCGATGCGCTCACCATGGGGGCCGAGAGCAAGAACGACTTCAAGGGCTCGGGTGCCACCAGCAGCAACAACACCTTCACGGGCTCGATTGCCACCACCGTGGTCGATGTGCTGCCCAACGGTCATCTGGTGATTGCCGGCGAGAAGCAGATTGGCGTGAACCATAACGTCGATGTGCTGCGTTTCACGGGGACGGTGGACCCGCGCTCGCTGCGTCCGGGCAGCACCGTGGCATCGACCCAGGTGGCCAATCTGCGCGTCGAGTCGCGCAGCCGTGGCCAGGCCGGTGAAGCCCAGTCAATTGGCTGGTTGTCCCGGTTCTTTTTGAACGTTATGCCGTTCTGA
- a CDS encoding flagellar basal body P-ring protein FlgI has translation MKVLSTLLSLRPAHTALLVVAALGASGLTLPAHATRIKEVAAIQGVRSNQLTGYGLVVGLDGTGDQTTQMPYTKQALANYLEQMGIALPATGNAAQLQLKNVAAVIITAELPAFAQPGQAIDINVSSMGNAKSLKGGTLVATPLRGADGEIYALAQGNVVVGGAGAAAGGSKVQVNHLNAGRVPQGAQVERAVPTPVNQGNTITLGLNQTDFQTADKMVRAINQRMGAGTAMALDGRTVQVNAPIDPGSRVRMIAEIQEMPIETSKPAAKVVINARTGSIVLNQAVTLGPCAIAHGNLSITISTTPVISQPAPFSQGQTVVAQKSDIQVKQEPGKVINMPNSPQLTDVVRALNSLGATPQDLLAILQAIKAAGAMDAELEVI, from the coding sequence ATGAAAGTACTGTCCACGCTCCTGTCACTGCGCCCAGCGCACACCGCCTTGTTGGTGGTCGCAGCCCTTGGCGCCAGCGGGCTCACCCTGCCTGCGCATGCCACACGCATCAAGGAGGTTGCCGCCATCCAGGGCGTGCGCAGCAACCAGTTGACAGGCTACGGTCTGGTGGTCGGCCTCGATGGCACGGGCGACCAGACCACGCAGATGCCCTACACCAAGCAGGCGCTGGCCAATTACCTGGAGCAGATGGGCATCGCCCTGCCGGCAACGGGCAATGCGGCCCAGCTGCAGCTCAAGAATGTGGCGGCGGTGATCATCACGGCCGAGCTGCCGGCCTTTGCGCAGCCCGGCCAGGCCATCGACATCAATGTCTCCTCCATGGGCAACGCCAAGTCGCTCAAGGGCGGCACGCTGGTGGCGACACCGCTGCGCGGCGCGGACGGAGAGATCTATGCCCTGGCCCAGGGCAATGTGGTGGTCGGCGGCGCCGGGGCTGCTGCAGGCGGCTCCAAGGTGCAGGTCAATCACCTGAACGCGGGCCGCGTGCCGCAGGGCGCACAGGTCGAGCGTGCCGTGCCCACCCCCGTCAATCAGGGCAACACGATCACGCTGGGTCTGAATCAGACCGACTTCCAGACCGCCGACAAGATGGTGCGCGCCATCAACCAGCGCATGGGAGCCGGCACCGCCATGGCATTGGATGGCCGTACGGTGCAGGTCAACGCTCCCATCGATCCGGGCTCGCGCGTGCGCATGATCGCCGAGATTCAGGAGATGCCCATCGAGACCTCCAAGCCGGCGGCCAAGGTGGTCATCAATGCCCGCACCGGCTCCATCGTGCTCAATCAGGCGGTGACCCTGGGCCCCTGCGCCATTGCGCACGGCAATCTGTCCATCACCATCAGCACCACGCCGGTCATCAGCCAGCCCGCGCCGTTCTCGCAGGGGCAGACCGTGGTGGCGCAGAAGTCCGATATCCAGGTCAAGCAGGAGCCCGGCAAGGTCATCAACATGCCCAATTCGCCCCAGCTCACCGATGTGGTGCGGGCACTGAATTCACTGGGCGCCACGCCGCAGGACCTGCTGGCCATCCTGCAGGCCATCAAGGCCGCGGGCGCCATGGACGCCGAGCTGGAGGTAATATGA